The Tenacibaculum jejuense genome includes a window with the following:
- the lysA gene encoding diaminopimelate decarboxylase → MKKINFKMENNLLLDLAKKHGSPLYVYDTEKITSQYKRITKAFSKVKNVKINYATKALSNINILKVFNKLGSGLDTVSIQEVKLGLLAGFDPKDIIYTPNGVSLKEIEDVAKLGVQINIDNLSILELFGQKHPNIPVCIRINPHVMAGGNSKISVGHIDSKFGISIHQVPHIKRVVENTGMNINGIHMHTGSDILDVDTFLMATEILFNTAKEFKNIEFIDFGSGFKVPYKEGDIATNIEDLGKHLSKRFNDFCKEYGRDLTLMFEPGKFLVSQAGYFLATVNVIKQTTSTVFAGIDSGLNHLIRPMFYNSYHFIENLSNPKGRERFYSIVGYICETDTFGTNRRINEIREDDILCFHNAGAYCFSMASNYNSRYRPAEVMVHEGKDYIIRKRETFDDIMRNQEIVI, encoded by the coding sequence TTGAAAAAAATTAATTTTAAAATGGAGAACAACTTACTATTAGATCTAGCCAAAAAGCATGGAAGCCCTTTGTATGTTTATGATACAGAGAAAATTACAAGTCAATATAAAAGAATTACTAAAGCTTTTTCTAAGGTAAAGAATGTAAAAATTAATTACGCTACTAAAGCACTTTCTAATATTAACATATTAAAAGTGTTTAATAAACTAGGTAGTGGGTTAGATACTGTTTCTATACAGGAAGTTAAATTAGGATTATTAGCTGGATTTGATCCAAAAGACATTATTTATACTCCAAATGGTGTTTCATTGAAGGAAATTGAAGACGTTGCTAAGCTAGGTGTTCAAATAAATATTGATAATTTATCAATTTTAGAATTATTTGGTCAAAAACATCCAAATATTCCAGTTTGTATTCGAATAAACCCGCATGTTATGGCCGGTGGTAATTCTAAAATTTCTGTTGGACATATCGATTCTAAGTTTGGAATTTCTATCCATCAGGTACCTCATATTAAACGAGTAGTAGAAAATACAGGTATGAATATTAATGGAATTCATATGCATACTGGTTCTGATATTCTTGATGTTGATACTTTCTTAATGGCAACTGAAATCCTTTTTAACACCGCTAAAGAATTTAAAAATATAGAGTTTATTGACTTTGGTAGTGGATTTAAAGTACCTTATAAAGAAGGAGATATAGCTACAAATATTGAAGATTTAGGAAAGCATTTATCAAAAAGATTTAATGATTTCTGCAAAGAATACGGTAGAGACTTAACATTAATGTTTGAACCTGGTAAATTTCTTGTAAGTCAAGCTGGATATTTCCTTGCTACAGTAAATGTAATCAAACAAACGACTTCTACAGTTTTTGCTGGTATCGATAGTGGATTAAATCACTTAATTAGACCTATGTTCTATAATTCATATCATTTTATTGAAAACCTATCGAATCCGAAAGGAAGAGAACGTTTTTATAGTATTGTAGGTTACATCTGTGAAACGGATACTTTTGGTACAAATCGAAGAATTAATGAAATAAGAGAAGATGATATTTTATGTTTCCATAATGCTGGTGCATATTGCTTTTCTATGGCTTCTAATTATAACTCAAGATATAGACCTGCAGAAGTTATGGTTCATGAAGGAAAAGATTATATAATTCGAAAGCGAGAGACTTTTGATGATATCATGAGAAATCAAGAAATCGTAATTTAA
- the rpsF gene encoding 30S ribosomal protein S6 encodes MNHYETVFILNPVLSETQIKETVKKFEDYLVSKGAEMIHKEDWGLKKLAYPIQKKKSGFYHLFEFKSSGEIISPFELEFRRDDSIMRYLTVKLDKHAAAWAEKRRQRVKSAKK; translated from the coding sequence ATGAATCATTACGAAACTGTTTTCATTTTGAATCCCGTTTTATCTGAAACTCAGATAAAGGAAACAGTAAAAAAGTTCGAGGACTATTTAGTTTCAAAAGGTGCAGAAATGATCCACAAAGAGGATTGGGGCTTAAAGAAATTAGCTTACCCAATTCAAAAGAAAAAAAGTGGTTTCTATCACTTGTTTGAATTCAAATCATCTGGTGAAATCATTTCTCCATTTGAATTAGAGTTTAGACGTGACGATAGTATCATGCGTTACTTAACTGTAAAGTTAGACAAGCACGCTGCTGCTTGGGCTGAAAAGAGAAGACAAAGAGTTAAATCTGCAAAAAAGTAA
- a CDS encoding TonB-dependent receptor, whose translation MKSFEIRKILYLSLLFVALNISAQVTTSKIKGLVADTNGEPLFGANIVVLHVPSGTVSGAVAQDNGKYTVPNLRVGGPYKITFSFVGFKSKEVDDVFLTLGKTTNIDATLSEDGQTLDEVVISASKSKIFNSDRTGAQTSVSSTQLKTLPTISRSAADFTRLEPTASNGSFGGRNDQFNNFSLDGSIFNNPFGLDAATPGGQTGAQPVSLDAIEQISVSVAPYDVTLAGFTGASVDAVTKSGTNEFKGTVYGFYRNQDLTGGKISGFDVFKPKLNQVQYGVSIGGPIIKDKLFFFANFEKDDRVDLGSNFQPSSGTTIGVNDSRVTRDDLQLVNNILSQVVVGTDAQGNDVFYNPGAIEGFTFDQESVKGIFKLDWNVNKKHRLAFIYNFLRASKENPAHPTALGFRGPSAATLQFENAGYEINNNIDSFLLELNSNFNEETSNKLQIGYTQFDDFRNPLSTPAPSITILDAAGSSNYIIAGHEPFSINNTLDQKVLQITNNMNFFKGNHTITVGFSFEKFMFDNSFNLGAYGAQGVFFPSGSINDFRNLDAAGEAALVATYQAQFDAAISANNLLTANGIGNPGGWSLAETNVGQLAFYLQDEYEINDDIKLTYGVRFDKPLFFDTKVKIQENIDRKGTYQPGNVYFDPETNQATTLNSLNLPSNDWLISPRLGFNWDVNGENKLQVRGGTGLFTGRLPFVWLGNQVQGVDFFFYQTVDRDFKFPQVWRTNIGLDYKFENGFVVSTDLAYTQDINGAHVQNWGLSNPTGNLAAPGDTRSIYTDADKALNQFGGQTNAYVFTNSDKGRTYNATFKVEKSFENGLYTNIAYSYLNSKDVNSIEAEITGDAFAFNPVIGNANNDVLAFSRYGDTHRIIGVASKKFNYASDKFATTIATFFEYAQGGRFNYTYGGDINNDGSRVNDLLYVPTSDEVTQMQFSGAGQAQAFEEYIQQDEYLSGRRGQYVERYGALAPWRSRWDVKLLQDFNFNVSENKQNTIQLSVDVLNVGNLINSAWGVVQQPVNVQPLGVVVDQNTGVPTYTFGGNLVETFTFDSSLNSRWQMQLGLRYIF comes from the coding sequence ATGAAATCTTTTGAAATAAGGAAAATTTTATATTTATCCTTACTTTTTGTCGCACTTAATATTAGTGCACAAGTTACTACATCTAAAATTAAAGGTCTGGTTGCAGATACAAATGGCGAGCCTTTATTTGGAGCAAATATCGTAGTCTTACACGTACCATCTGGAACAGTTTCTGGAGCAGTTGCTCAAGACAATGGAAAATATACGGTACCTAACTTACGTGTTGGCGGACCATATAAAATTACATTTAGTTTTGTAGGTTTTAAATCTAAAGAAGTTGATGATGTTTTTCTAACATTAGGAAAAACAACTAACATAGATGCTACTTTATCTGAAGATGGTCAAACATTGGATGAAGTAGTTATTTCAGCATCTAAAAGTAAAATCTTTAATAGCGATAGAACAGGAGCACAAACAAGTGTGTCTTCAACGCAATTAAAAACTTTACCTACTATCTCTAGATCAGCTGCAGATTTTACGAGATTAGAACCAACAGCAAGTAATGGATCTTTTGGAGGAAGAAATGATCAATTTAATAACTTCTCTTTGGATGGATCTATTTTTAATAATCCTTTTGGATTAGATGCTGCAACTCCTGGTGGACAAACAGGGGCTCAACCAGTTTCCTTAGATGCAATTGAACAAATTTCTGTTTCTGTAGCACCGTATGACGTTACTTTAGCAGGTTTTACAGGAGCTTCTGTTGATGCGGTTACCAAAAGTGGAACAAACGAATTTAAAGGTACAGTATATGGTTTTTACCGAAATCAAGATTTGACTGGAGGAAAAATTTCAGGTTTCGATGTATTTAAGCCTAAATTAAATCAAGTTCAATACGGAGTAAGTATTGGCGGACCCATAATTAAAGATAAATTATTTTTCTTTGCTAATTTTGAAAAAGATGATAGAGTTGATTTAGGATCTAATTTTCAACCAAGTTCTGGTACTACTATAGGAGTTAACGATTCTAGAGTTACAAGAGATGATTTACAGTTAGTAAATAATATTTTAAGTCAAGTTGTAGTAGGAACTGATGCACAAGGAAACGATGTGTTCTACAACCCTGGTGCTATAGAAGGCTTTACATTTGATCAAGAATCAGTAAAAGGTATTTTTAAATTAGATTGGAATGTAAATAAGAAGCACAGGTTAGCTTTCATTTATAATTTCTTAAGAGCTTCTAAAGAAAATCCAGCTCATCCAACAGCCTTAGGATTTAGAGGTCCAAGTGCTGCTACATTACAATTTGAAAATGCAGGGTATGAGATCAACAATAATATTGATTCTTTCTTGTTAGAGTTAAATTCTAATTTTAATGAAGAAACTTCTAATAAATTACAAATTGGGTATACTCAATTTGATGATTTTAGAAATCCATTATCTACGCCAGCTCCTTCAATCACTATTTTAGACGCTGCAGGATCTTCAAACTATATTATTGCTGGTCATGAACCATTTTCTATTAATAATACATTAGATCAAAAAGTACTTCAAATTACAAATAATATGAATTTCTTTAAAGGAAATCATACAATTACAGTTGGTTTTTCTTTTGAAAAATTCATGTTTGATAATTCTTTTAATTTAGGAGCTTACGGAGCTCAAGGAGTATTCTTTCCATCGGGTTCAATTAATGATTTCAGAAATTTAGATGCAGCAGGAGAGGCTGCTTTAGTAGCGACATATCAAGCTCAGTTTGATGCAGCTATTTCGGCGAATAACCTATTAACTGCTAACGGAATTGGTAATCCAGGCGGTTGGTCTTTAGCAGAAACTAATGTTGGTCAGTTAGCTTTTTATTTACAAGATGAGTATGAAATTAACGATGATATAAAATTAACATACGGAGTTCGTTTTGATAAACCTTTATTTTTTGATACTAAAGTAAAAATTCAAGAGAATATAGATAGAAAAGGAACTTACCAGCCTGGAAATGTATATTTCGATCCAGAAACAAATCAAGCGACAACATTAAACTCTTTAAATTTACCTTCTAACGATTGGTTAATTTCTCCAAGATTAGGGTTTAATTGGGATGTAAATGGAGAAAATAAATTACAAGTAAGAGGAGGAACAGGTTTATTTACAGGTCGTTTACCTTTTGTGTGGTTAGGAAACCAAGTTCAAGGAGTAGATTTCTTTTTCTATCAAACAGTAGATAGAGATTTTAAATTTCCACAAGTTTGGAGAACAAATATCGGTCTAGATTATAAATTCGAAAACGGATTTGTAGTAAGTACAGATTTAGCATATACACAAGATATTAATGGAGCTCATGTACAAAACTGGGGGTTAAGTAATCCTACAGGTAATTTAGCAGCTCCTGGAGATACTAGGTCTATATATACAGATGCAGATAAAGCGTTAAACCAATTTGGAGGTCAAACGAATGCCTATGTATTTACAAATTCAGACAAAGGAAGAACATACAACGCTACTTTTAAAGTAGAGAAATCATTTGAAAATGGTTTATATACAAATATTGCTTATAGTTATTTAAACTCTAAAGATGTAAATTCTATTGAAGCTGAAATTACAGGTGATGCTTTTGCTTTTAACCCTGTTATAGGAAATGCAAATAACGATGTATTAGCTTTTTCTAGGTATGGAGATACGCATAGAATTATCGGAGTAGCTTCGAAGAAATTTAATTATGCAAGTGATAAATTTGCAACAACTATAGCTACTTTCTTTGAATACGCTCAAGGAGGAAGGTTTAATTACACATATGGTGGAGATATTAATAATGATGGATCTAGAGTAAATGATTTATTATACGTACCAACTTCAGATGAAGTTACTCAAATGCAATTTTCTGGTGCTGGACAAGCACAAGCCTTTGAAGAATACATTCAACAAGATGAATATTTAAGTGGTAGGAGAGGACAGTACGTAGAACGTTACGGAGCTTTAGCACCTTGGAGAAGCAGATGGGATGTTAAATTATTACAAGATTTTAATTTCAATGTTTCAGAAAACAAACAAAATACCATTCAATTAAGTGTAGATGTTTTAAATGTTGGGAACTTAATTAATTCAGCTTGGGGAGTTGTACAACAGCCAGTAAATGTACAGCCATTAGGTGTCGTAGTAGATCAAAATACTGGAGTACCTACTTACACTTTTGGAGGTAACTTAGTTGAGACTTTTACTTTTGATTCAAGCTTAAACTCTCGCTGGCAGATGCAGTTAGGTTTACGTTACATCTTCTAA
- the pepT gene encoding peptidase T codes for MNKQNIIDRFIKYVTIDTESDPNNPAFPSTEKQWDLAKILEQELIAIGMEDVELDKNCYLMATLPSNIDYEVPTIGFVAHIDTSPDYTGANVKPQIHENYDGEDIVLNKEQNIILSPSYFEDLLLYKGQTLITTDGTTLLGADDKAGVTEIVSAMEYLIQNPEIKHGKIRICFTPDEEVGKGAHKFDVDKFGAQWAYTMDGSQIGELEYENFNAAGAVITINGKIVHPGYAKGKMVNSMTIASQFINALPAKEVPEHTTGYEGFFHLHSIEGKVEQTILRYIIRDHDMDLFQKRKETMKSIVKKINEEIGSNAIQVEIKDQYFNMREKVEPVMYIVDIAEEVMKDLGITPLIKPIRGGTDGSQLSFKGLPCPNIFAGGHNFHGRYEYVPVESIMKASEVIVGIAEKITEKFK; via the coding sequence ATGAACAAACAAAATATTATAGATCGATTCATAAAATATGTTACTATAGATACTGAATCTGATCCTAATAATCCAGCTTTTCCTAGTACAGAAAAACAATGGGATTTAGCTAAAATATTAGAACAGGAATTGATAGCAATAGGAATGGAAGATGTAGAGTTAGATAAAAATTGTTACCTAATGGCTACTTTACCAAGTAATATTGATTATGAAGTACCAACAATTGGATTTGTAGCTCATATTGATACAAGTCCAGATTATACTGGAGCAAATGTAAAACCACAAATTCATGAGAATTACGATGGTGAAGATATTGTATTAAATAAAGAACAAAATATCATTTTATCACCTTCGTATTTTGAAGACTTACTTTTATATAAGGGACAAACTTTAATTACTACAGATGGTACTACATTATTAGGTGCCGATGACAAAGCTGGTGTTACTGAAATTGTTTCTGCAATGGAATATTTGATACAAAATCCAGAAATAAAACATGGTAAAATAAGAATTTGTTTTACTCCTGACGAAGAAGTTGGAAAAGGTGCGCATAAATTTGATGTAGATAAATTTGGTGCTCAATGGGCATATACAATGGATGGAAGTCAAATCGGAGAATTAGAATATGAGAATTTTAATGCCGCTGGAGCTGTTATTACTATCAATGGTAAAATAGTTCATCCAGGTTATGCAAAAGGGAAAATGGTAAATTCTATGACTATTGCCAGCCAATTTATAAATGCTTTACCAGCTAAAGAGGTTCCAGAACATACTACCGGTTACGAAGGATTCTTCCATTTACATAGCATAGAAGGAAAAGTAGAACAAACTATTTTGAGATATATTATTAGAGATCATGATATGGATCTTTTCCAAAAGCGAAAAGAAACTATGAAATCTATAGTAAAAAAGATAAATGAAGAAATAGGTAGCAATGCTATTCAGGTAGAGATTAAAGATCAATACTTCAATATGCGTGAAAAGGTGGAGCCTGTAATGTATATCGTTGATATTGCTGAAGAAGTAATGAAAGATCTTGGTATTACTCCATTAATTAAACCTATCCGTGGAGGTACTGATGGATCTCAACTATCTTTCAAAGGATTACCTTGTCCAAATATTTTTGCAGGTGGACATAATTTTCATGGTCGTTATGAGTATGTACCTGTTGAATCAATAATGAAAGCTTCTGAAGTAATTGTTGGAATTGCAGAAAAGATTACTGAAAAATTCAAGTAA
- a CDS encoding DUF3810 domain-containing protein: MKLQKKHVFLAMLLPLQYFIVQFLSQKPAFIEEYYSNGIYPYISRFFRIILGWLPFSFGDLLGLILIFLFVRQIYKLIKNKLQGIVNKLIQFIGVLSITYFCFYTFWGLNYFRKPLADNLGLQQSKYTTEQLINTTQKTIEIFNQIHLEITQNDTLKIQVPYSSKEIYDKVPNAYQKVAVDYPQLAYKSPAIKNSLVSLFQSYNGTAGYLNPITGEAQVNSMLPKAGYAATTCHEVAHQIGWSAENDANFLGFLACTYSDDIYFNYSGYRMAFRYCMREIRKRDRELHKKLWETVNKGIKKELKDNYLFWKKYENPIEPYIKKGYNSYLKANNQAKGIESYSYVVDLLIAYFEQKYYD; encoded by the coding sequence ATGAAACTACAAAAGAAACATGTATTTCTCGCTATGTTATTGCCTTTGCAATATTTCATTGTACAATTTTTAAGCCAAAAACCTGCATTCATAGAAGAATACTATTCAAACGGAATATACCCATATATTTCAAGATTTTTTAGAATTATTTTAGGTTGGTTACCGTTTTCTTTTGGTGATCTTTTGGGTTTAATTTTGATTTTCTTGTTCGTCAGACAAATTTATAAGCTAATTAAAAATAAACTTCAAGGAATCGTCAATAAATTAATTCAATTTATTGGGGTTTTATCTATCACCTATTTTTGTTTTTATACTTTTTGGGGGCTAAATTATTTTAGAAAACCACTAGCTGATAATTTAGGTTTACAACAATCTAAATATACTACAGAACAATTAATTAATACTACTCAAAAAACAATTGAAATTTTTAATCAGATTCATCTTGAAATTACACAAAATGATACTTTAAAAATTCAGGTCCCGTATTCTTCTAAAGAAATATACGATAAAGTACCAAACGCATATCAAAAAGTTGCTGTAGATTATCCTCAACTTGCTTACAAAAGCCCAGCTATAAAAAATTCGCTAGTCAGTTTATTTCAATCTTATAATGGAACTGCTGGCTATTTAAATCCTATTACAGGGGAAGCTCAAGTAAATAGTATGTTACCTAAAGCAGGATACGCTGCAACTACTTGTCACGAAGTTGCACATCAAATTGGTTGGTCAGCAGAAAATGACGCAAACTTTTTAGGCTTTTTAGCCTGTACTTATAGTGATGATATATATTTTAACTATTCTGGATATAGAATGGCTTTTCGGTACTGTATGCGAGAAATTAGAAAACGTGACAGAGAATTGCATAAAAAACTTTGGGAAACAGTTAATAAGGGAATTAAAAAAGAACTAAAAGACAATTATCTATTCTGGAAAAAATATGAAAACCCAATAGAGCCGTATATTAAAAAAGGGTATAATTCATATTTGAAAGCGAATAATCAAGCAAAAGGAATAGAATCTTACAGCTATGTTGTAGATTTGCTTATTGCCTATTTTGAACAAAAATATTATGACTAA
- the rpsR gene encoding 30S ribosomal protein S18: MMSSIEQQAKGNKQGEVRYLTPLDIETKKEAKYCRFKKNGIKYIDYKDADFLMYLVNEQGKILPRRLTGTSLKYQRKVAQAIKRARHLALMPYVGDMLK, from the coding sequence ATTATGTCATCAATTGAACAACAAGCAAAAGGAAACAAGCAAGGAGAAGTACGTTATTTAACTCCACTTGACATTGAAACTAAGAAGGAAGCTAAATATTGTCGTTTCAAAAAGAACGGTATCAAGTACATTGATTACAAAGATGCTGATTTCTTAATGTATTTAGTAAACGAACAAGGAAAAATCTTACCAAGACGTTTAACAGGAACTTCATTAAAATATCAACGTAAAGTTGCACAAGCTATCAAAAGAGCTCGTCACTTAGCTTTAATGCCATATGTTGGTGATATGTTAAAATAA
- the rplI gene encoding 50S ribosomal protein L9: protein MELILKQDVENLGFKDDVVTVKNGYGRNYLIPQGYAVLATSSAKKVLAENLKQRAFKEAKLVEDANKLAETVKGYEIKIASKVGSGDKLFGSVNNADVAEALAKEGTEIEKKFIKVTGGNVKRLGKYNAAVRLHRSVIVDIVFEVVAEK, encoded by the coding sequence ATGGAATTGATATTAAAACAAGACGTAGAAAATTTAGGTTTTAAAGATGATGTTGTAACTGTTAAGAACGGTTATGGACGTAATTACCTAATACCTCAAGGATATGCAGTTTTAGCTACTTCTTCAGCTAAGAAAGTATTAGCAGAAAACTTAAAGCAACGTGCTTTTAAAGAAGCTAAATTAGTAGAAGATGCTAACAAGTTAGCAGAAACTGTTAAAGGTTACGAAATTAAAATAGCTTCTAAAGTAGGAAGCGGAGATAAATTATTTGGATCGGTTAATAATGCAGATGTTGCTGAAGCTTTAGCTAAAGAGGGAACAGAAATCGAAAAGAAGTTTATCAAAGTTACTGGTGGTAACGTAAAAAGATTAGGTAAATATAATGCAGCTGTTCGTTTACACAGATCTGTTATTGTAGACATCGTATTTGAAGTTGTTGCTGAGAAGTAA